From the genome of Sulfurovum sp. NBC37-1, one region includes:
- a CDS encoding ribonucleoside triphosphate reductase yields MIKTIIKRDGASQKFVPFKIEDAIKKAFDSEAKAYDKHVFTELMESIKDRDEISVEEIQDLIEKVLYEHRHFEVMRSFILYRHMHKIQREQILGLNEDTTYINSTQTIKEYIDKADWRINANSNTGYSNAGLVNNTAGKVIANFWLDSIYSKEEGYAHRDGDYHIHDLDCLTGYCAGWSLRVLLDEGFNGVRGRVESRAPRHFREALGQMANFLGILQSEWAGAQAFSSFDTYLAPYVFRDKLSYGEIKKAIRSFVYNLNVPARWGQSPFTNITIDWTVPVDLKDQIPTREQIHLFHDLEDEVLLEAAKGRDGTIRSFESMTYKHFQPEMNLINKAFYEVMTEGDRNGQSFTFPIPTVNITEEFDWYGENTDILFENTAKIGSSYFQNFIGSQYVRNEKGELIPNEEAYKPGHVRSMCCRLQLDLRELLKRGGGLFGSAEMTGSIGVVTINMARLGYLYAGDEEKLLARLTKLMEYAYSTLEKKRMFIQEMYDRGLYPYTARYLPGFNNHFSTIGVNGMNEMIRNFTADKHHIADAFGKEMAMRILDFMREQLKEFQERSGNLYNLEATPAEGTTYRFAKEDAKRYDDIIQAGTKENNYYTNSSQIPVFYTDDPFEALMLQDDLQCKYTGGTVLHLYMREKISSSEAARKLVRNVIGNFRLPYITVTPTFSICDKHGYLSGEYEYCPKCDEEILQKAS; encoded by the coding sequence CAAAGCATATGACAAGCATGTCTTTACTGAACTGATGGAGAGTATTAAGGACAGAGATGAAATCTCTGTTGAAGAGATCCAGGACCTGATAGAAAAAGTCCTTTACGAGCATCGGCATTTTGAAGTAATGCGATCTTTCATACTCTACCGACATATGCATAAGATACAAAGAGAACAGATACTGGGACTGAATGAGGATACGACCTACATCAATTCTACGCAGACCATTAAAGAGTACATAGACAAAGCGGACTGGAGGATCAATGCCAACTCGAACACGGGCTACTCCAATGCCGGTCTGGTCAACAATACCGCAGGAAAGGTGATCGCCAACTTCTGGCTGGATTCGATCTACTCCAAGGAGGAAGGATATGCGCACCGGGACGGGGATTACCATATCCATGACCTGGACTGTCTGACCGGGTATTGTGCCGGATGGAGCCTTCGGGTACTCTTGGATGAAGGGTTCAACGGGGTAAGGGGGAGGGTGGAGAGCCGTGCTCCCAGGCATTTCAGGGAAGCGCTGGGACAGATGGCGAATTTTCTGGGCATTTTGCAGAGTGAGTGGGCGGGAGCACAGGCATTCTCCTCTTTCGACACCTATCTGGCACCCTATGTGTTTCGGGACAAACTCTCCTATGGTGAGATCAAAAAGGCGATAAGAAGTTTTGTGTATAACCTTAATGTACCGGCTCGATGGGGGCAAAGTCCTTTTACCAATATCACCATAGACTGGACAGTGCCTGTCGATCTGAAGGATCAGATACCTACAAGAGAGCAGATCCATCTGTTTCATGATCTGGAGGATGAAGTGTTGCTGGAGGCTGCCAAAGGGAGAGATGGGACGATCCGCTCTTTTGAAAGCATGACCTATAAGCATTTTCAGCCCGAAATGAACCTTATCAACAAGGCATTCTACGAAGTAATGACCGAAGGGGACAGGAACGGGCAGTCTTTTACATTCCCCATTCCTACAGTGAACATTACCGAAGAGTTTGACTGGTATGGGGAAAATACCGACATTCTTTTTGAGAACACGGCAAAGATCGGCTCTTCCTATTTTCAGAATTTCATAGGCAGCCAGTATGTAAGGAATGAAAAAGGCGAACTCATTCCCAATGAAGAGGCATATAAACCTGGACATGTCAGAAGTATGTGCTGTCGGCTGCAGCTGGATCTTCGTGAGCTTCTCAAAAGAGGGGGCGGACTCTTCGGGAGTGCCGAAATGACGGGAAGTATAGGAGTTGTGACGATCAATATGGCGCGACTGGGATATCTGTATGCTGGAGATGAAGAAAAACTTCTGGCACGGCTTACGAAACTGATGGAGTATGCCTATTCGACACTTGAGAAGAAAAGGATGTTCATACAGGAGATGTATGACAGGGGGCTTTACCCCTATACGGCAAGGTATCTGCCCGGATTCAACAACCACTTCTCTACGATCGGTGTCAACGGCATGAATGAAATGATACGAAACTTCACAGCTGACAAACATCATATAGCCGATGCATTTGGCAAAGAGATGGCAATGCGGATCCTGGATTTCATGAGAGAACAGCTGAAGGAGTTTCAGGAACGTTCGGGCAATCTCTATAATTTGGAGGCCACACCGGCGGAGGGAACGACCTACCGTTTCGCCAAAGAAGATGCCAAAAGGTATGACGATATTATCCAGGCGGGAACGAAAGAAAACAACTACTATACCAACTCTTCACAGATCCCTGTATTTTATACGGATGATCCTTTTGAAGCATTGATGCTGCAGGATGATCTTCAGTGTAAATATACAGGAGGGACAGTGTTGCACCTGTATATGAGAGAGAAGATAAGCTCTTCAGAAGCAGCCAGAAAACTGGTGAGAAATGTCATTGGCAACTTTAGGCTGCCTTACATTACCGTGACACCGACATTTTCCATTTGCGACAAGCACGGGTATCTCTCGGGAGAATATGAGTATTGCCCCAAGTGTGATGAAGAGATTCTGCAGAAGGCAAGCTGA
- the nrdD gene encoding anaerobic ribonucleoside-triphosphate reductase, which yields MKQNEILEKHGEERTKCIVYTRVMGYHRPVESFNIGKKGEHKERKFFLEKRSQSNAA from the coding sequence ATGAAACAGAATGAAATACTTGAAAAGCATGGAGAAGAACGAACAAAATGTATCGTTTACACAAGAGTAATGGGTTACCACAGGCCTGTGGAAAGTTTTAATATCGGTAAAAAAGGTGAGCACAAGGAGAGAAAATTCTTTCTTGAAAAAAGATCACAGAGCAATGCTGCATAA
- a CDS encoding anaerobic ribonucleoside-triphosphate reductase activating protein: MKKDHRAMLHKPLYDITPFTALDYPDHLAAIFWFAKCNMRCGYCYNKDIVFGEGEISQEEAIAFLKSRVGLLEGVVLSGGEATLYSDLAGFCKKIKQLGFKIKLDTNGLNPEMIQELVEEKLVDYIALDYKAPKEKYLEITKDKHFDRFSKTLNFLIQKQFPFEVRTTVHSDLLRVEEINRIIRDLVKREYKGTYYLQPFVFTEHTIGKVKAEKKPFDTSQLWDELNVVWRK, encoded by the coding sequence TTGAAAAAAGATCACAGAGCAATGCTGCATAAACCGCTTTATGACATTACACCCTTTACAGCCCTGGATTACCCCGATCACCTGGCAGCCATCTTCTGGTTTGCCAAGTGTAATATGCGCTGTGGGTACTGTTATAATAAAGATATTGTATTTGGAGAAGGAGAGATAAGCCAGGAGGAGGCTATAGCATTCCTCAAAAGCAGAGTGGGGCTTCTTGAAGGGGTGGTTCTCTCCGGAGGTGAAGCCACGCTTTACAGTGATTTGGCGGGTTTCTGTAAAAAGATAAAGCAGTTAGGGTTCAAGATCAAGCTTGATACAAATGGATTGAACCCGGAAATGATCCAAGAGTTGGTCGAGGAGAAGTTGGTTGATTATATCGCTCTTGATTACAAGGCCCCCAAAGAGAAGTATTTGGAGATCACGAAGGATAAACATTTTGACCGTTTTTCAAAGACACTCAATTTTTTAATACAAAAACAGTTTCCTTTTGAGGTGCGAACAACAGTTCACAGTGACCTGCTAAGAGTAGAAGAGATTAACAGAATCATCAGAGATTTGGTCAAAAGAGAATACAAGGGTACTTATTATCTGCAACCGTTTGTTTTTACAGAGCATACAATCGGAAAAGTGAAAGCAGAAAAAAAACCTTTTGATACATCACAGCTTTGGGATGAGTTGAACGTGGTTTGGAGAAAATAG